Proteins encoded by one window of Methanobacterium sp. CWC-01:
- the gatC gene encoding Asp-tRNA(Asn) amidotransferase subunit GatC has translation MKIEKEAEEILKKFSKALQDIPELEETYYIVDNLNREREDQAQEKDSTKILRNTQVDEDGNVVVEKGKWTG, from the coding sequence TTGAAGATTGAAAAGGAAGCCGAGGAAATATTAAAAAAATTCAGTAAGGCACTCCAGGATATTCCGGAACTAGAGGAAACCTACTACATTGTGGACAACCTCAACCGGGAACGTGAAGATCAGGCCCAGGAAAAGGACAGTACCAAAATCCTCAGAAACACCCAGGTAGACGAGGATGGCAACGTCGTAGTTGAGAAGGGCAAATGGACCGGGTAA
- a CDS encoding cofactor-independent phosphoglycerate mutase: MKYVVVIGDGMADYPQEELEGKTPLQKAETPNMDRIARKGACGLLKTVPEGMEAGSDVANLSIMGYDPHEYYTGRGPLEAASMGAELSREEVAFRCNLINTEEGLLSDFNAGHISTAEASEIIEYLNQSFHQYGKFYLGTSYRHLFVSPKKEAADLQSIPPHDVVGEPLSQHLLKPEDDKLARELNQLMDQSHAKLENHPVNQKRSREGQKTANMIWLWGQGLKPQMPSFKEKYGLKGATITGVDLIKGLGVYLGLTNIKVPGATGYYDTDYCGKANYALDALEEHDLVFIHVEAPDEAGHAGDLEEKIRAIERIDKRILGKLWKELPQHHDFAMAILPDHFTPLSVQTHTPEPVPYAMFKSGGLKDEVDSYHEFSVEKGSQGLLEGYLFLKNFLEY, from the coding sequence ATGAAATACGTAGTGGTTATAGGGGATGGTATGGCCGATTATCCCCAGGAAGAACTGGAGGGCAAAACACCCCTACAGAAGGCAGAAACCCCCAACATGGACAGAATTGCCAGAAAAGGCGCTTGCGGTCTGCTTAAAACCGTCCCTGAAGGCATGGAAGCCGGTTCGGATGTAGCCAACCTTTCCATCATGGGTTACGACCCCCATGAATACTACACCGGCAGGGGACCTCTGGAAGCCGCCAGTATGGGAGCCGAACTTAGTAGGGAAGAAGTGGCATTCAGATGTAACCTGATAAACACCGAAGAAGGGCTTCTATCCGATTTCAATGCCGGGCATATCAGCACTGCCGAAGCCTCGGAGATCATAGAATACCTTAATCAGTCCTTCCACCAGTACGGGAAGTTCTATCTGGGTACCAGTTACCGACACCTCTTCGTTTCTCCCAAAAAAGAGGCTGCAGATTTACAATCCATTCCCCCCCATGATGTGGTGGGAGAACCGCTCTCTCAGCATCTGCTAAAGCCAGAAGATGATAAGCTGGCTCGAGAATTGAATCAACTCATGGATCAGTCCCATGCTAAACTGGAAAATCATCCGGTGAATCAGAAAAGATCCAGGGAGGGTCAAAAAACCGCCAACATGATCTGGTTGTGGGGCCAGGGACTCAAACCCCAAATGCCATCATTTAAAGAAAAATATGGTCTTAAAGGGGCCACCATTACCGGTGTGGATCTTATAAAAGGTCTTGGCGTTTATCTGGGCCTCACCAACATTAAGGTGCCCGGAGCAACCGGTTATTATGACACAGATTACTGTGGTAAGGCAAACTATGCCCTGGATGCCCTGGAGGAACATGATTTGGTGTTCATACATGTAGAAGCCCCGGATGAGGCGGGTCACGCTGGTGATCTGGAGGAAAAAATCAGGGCCATTGAAAGAATTGACAAACGCATACTGGGCAAGTTATGGAAGGAACTTCCCCAACACCATGATTTTGCCATGGCCATTCTCCCGGACCACTTTACTCCCCTTTCGGTACAGACCCACACCCCAGAACCAGTACCCTACGCCATGTTCAAATCCGGTGGCTTGAAGGATGAGGTGGACTCCTACCACGAATTTTCGGTGGAAAAAGGTTCGCAGGGACTTCTGGAAGGCTATCTATTTTTAAAGAACTTTCTGGAATACTAA
- a CDS encoding asparagine synthetase B, translated as MCGIAGLFGDVTGSSINEMLKRLEHRGPDGSGAYVDGHLFYGATGKINPVNGTLALGQNLLSIVGSEVQQPLMDEKRVLVANGEIYNFKELKENSSYDFKTDSDCEVILSLLDEYDGQLLPALPKLVSYLDGDYAFVVSDGENWAAVRDPVGVKPLFFGKHPQKDLFGVASERKALWKVGIREVESLDPGFMLYNQELTSLPRRIKKPAIAEVPADNSSHDFLKSQLKNDLICSVEKRVMGLERVGIVFSGGVDSTILAQICLKLGVEPELYTVGKKGSPDTEFSRKAADIMGLALHTHQVTESEVRRCTPLVLEAIEEWNIMKLGVGMTVYMAAEQAAKTGLRVLLSGQGADELFGGYHRYLQIYGEGGAALQNELWNDILQIYEVNLERDDAVTMAHSVELRVPYLDLQVINRAMDIPIHYKIRDHTDQLRKCILREVAAELNVPQFIVKRPKKAAQYGSGIHQLLVKRVLKDQSYVDELKDSLKLIEK; from the coding sequence ATGTGTGGCATTGCAGGGTTATTTGGAGATGTAACTGGTTCCAGTATTAATGAAATGCTAAAAAGACTGGAACACCGTGGCCCAGACGGTTCCGGGGCCTATGTCGATGGTCATTTATTTTACGGTGCCACCGGGAAGATCAATCCCGTGAATGGAACCTTGGCTCTGGGCCAGAATTTACTTTCCATAGTGGGCTCTGAAGTTCAACAACCCCTTATGGATGAAAAAAGAGTTCTGGTAGCCAACGGGGAGATCTACAACTTCAAAGAATTGAAGGAGAATTCAAGTTACGACTTTAAGACCGACTCTGATTGTGAAGTGATACTTTCCCTGCTGGATGAATATGATGGCCAGCTACTCCCGGCCCTACCAAAGTTAGTCAGCTATTTAGATGGCGACTACGCCTTTGTGGTATCAGACGGTGAAAACTGGGCTGCAGTGAGGGATCCGGTGGGAGTTAAACCTTTGTTTTTTGGTAAACATCCCCAAAAGGATCTTTTTGGAGTGGCATCTGAGAGGAAAGCTCTATGGAAGGTAGGAATCAGAGAGGTAGAAAGTTTAGACCCAGGATTCATGCTCTACAATCAGGAACTGACTTCACTGCCTCGACGAATAAAAAAACCAGCCATAGCCGAGGTTCCGGCAGATAATTCATCCCATGATTTCCTTAAATCTCAATTAAAAAATGATCTAATATGTTCTGTGGAAAAAAGAGTTATGGGCCTGGAAAGGGTGGGTATTGTATTCTCTGGTGGAGTAGACAGCACCATCCTGGCCCAGATATGTCTGAAGCTTGGTGTTGAGCCGGAACTTTATACAGTAGGAAAAAAAGGATCCCCTGATACTGAATTTTCACGCAAAGCAGCAGATATAATGGGTCTTGCCCTTCACACCCACCAGGTAACTGAATCTGAGGTGCGAAGATGCACTCCCCTGGTCCTGGAGGCCATCGAGGAATGGAACATCATGAAGCTGGGGGTGGGAATGACCGTCTATATGGCTGCAGAACAGGCGGCAAAAACTGGTTTAAGGGTTCTTCTATCTGGCCAGGGAGCTGATGAACTTTTCGGTGGTTATCACCGTTATCTGCAGATATATGGAGAAGGGGGTGCTGCCCTTCAGAATGAATTATGGAATGACATTCTACAGATTTACGAGGTGAACCTGGAACGGGATGATGCGGTGACCATGGCCCATAGCGTGGAACTGCGGGTCCCTTATCTGGACCTCCAAGTTATAAATAGGGCCATGGATATACCTATTCACTATAAGATACGTGATCATACCGACCAACTGCGAAAGTGCATCCTCCGGGAAGTGGCTGCAGAGTTAAATGTTCCACAGTTTATTGTTAAACGACCCAAAAAGGCAGCACAATATGGTTCGGGTATCCATCAGTTACTTGTAAAGAGAGTTTTAAAGGATCAAAGTTACGTAGATGAACTGAAAGATTCGTTAAAATTAATAGAAAAGTAA
- a CDS encoding amino acid-binding protein: MRLNLVLELLDVPGQLLDVLKPIGRLGANIVAVIHQRDVKTDEGKVPVQITIEGDEETLNRVIDDLEGSGIQVMEVDGVLRREKITTILVGNIVDQDLKDTVNLLNQLPGVRVADLDLKMSDPPERSASKIVMEAREGLKQDVFRKLNEIGDLKGFLVINEI, encoded by the coding sequence ATGAGACTTAATCTTGTTTTAGAACTTTTAGACGTCCCAGGACAATTATTAGACGTTTTAAAACCTATAGGACGCCTTGGTGCCAACATTGTGGCGGTAATACATCAAAGAGATGTTAAAACTGATGAAGGAAAAGTTCCGGTTCAGATCACCATTGAGGGGGATGAAGAAACCTTAAATCGGGTAATTGACGATCTGGAGGGAAGTGGGATCCAAGTAATGGAAGTAGACGGCGTCCTGCGCCGGGAGAAGATCACCACCATCTTGGTGGGTAACATCGTGGACCAGGACCTTAAGGATACCGTGAACCTCCTGAATCAGCTTCCCGGAGTACGGGTGGCTGATCTGGACCTTAAAATGTCAGATCCACCAGAAAGATCCGCATCCAAGATTGTCATGGAAGCCAGGGAAGGGCTTAAACAAGACGTGTTCAGGAAACTAAATGAAATAGGGGACTTGAAGGGTTTTTTAGTTATAAATGAGATTTAA
- the pyrG gene encoding glutamine hydrolyzing CTP synthase produces the protein MIHLYKYIVVTGGVVSSIGKGITAASIGRILRSYGLSVTAIKIDPYLNWDSGTMSPYQHGEVFVTCDGMETDLDLGHYERFLDVDLLGESNITTGKVYDAVIKRERKGDYLGSCVQIIPHITDQIKSMIRQIARDSNSQVVLVELGGTVGDIEGQPFLEALRQLRNEEGHDNVMFVHVTYVPYLRAAGEFKTKPTQHSTKELRSMGINPDMIICRSELAINDALKRKIAHFCDVDQEAVINCPDMSSIYEVPLVLNQEKVGEYVVDRIKLTAKPQDLSEWEAVVRALKKDDKIVSVGIVGKYVELEDAYISIRESLKHAAAHLGVKVHIEYIQSEESLDDDKVSHLDSLLIPGGFGERGMGGKLDAVRYSLEHDVPLFGICLGMQCMVIEFARLHGMENAHSTEFDPKTPYPVIDLMEEQKKIKNMGGTMRLGSYPCNLRQNTHAQSAYRSSDVEERHRHRFELNNEYREELESMGLLISGASPDDFLVEIVELPDHPWFLGCQFHPEFKSRPNRAHPLFVSFLQAAIRNKESP, from the coding sequence ATGATTCATCTGTATAAATATATAGTGGTTACTGGTGGTGTGGTAAGTTCCATTGGAAAAGGAATAACAGCAGCTTCTATTGGGAGGATTTTAAGATCTTATGGCCTTAGTGTTACTGCCATAAAGATTGACCCTTACCTGAACTGGGATTCGGGGACCATGAGCCCCTATCAGCACGGTGAGGTTTTCGTGACCTGTGATGGAATGGAAACTGATCTGGATCTGGGTCACTATGAACGTTTCCTGGATGTTGATCTCTTGGGGGAATCCAACATTACCACCGGCAAAGTTTATGATGCAGTCATCAAAAGGGAGAGGAAAGGAGATTATCTGGGGTCCTGTGTGCAGATCATCCCCCACATCACCGACCAGATCAAATCTATGATCCGTCAGATTGCCCGGGACAGCAACTCCCAAGTGGTGCTGGTGGAACTGGGAGGTACGGTAGGGGATATTGAAGGCCAACCCTTCCTGGAAGCCCTAAGGCAGCTTAGAAATGAGGAGGGCCATGATAACGTAATGTTCGTCCACGTGACCTACGTGCCTTACCTGCGTGCGGCTGGAGAGTTTAAAACCAAACCAACCCAGCACAGCACCAAGGAGCTGCGGAGTATGGGTATCAATCCAGATATGATCATCTGCCGTTCCGAGCTCGCCATTAATGACGCCCTTAAAAGGAAAATTGCCCACTTCTGTGACGTTGACCAGGAAGCAGTGATTAACTGCCCGGATATGAGCTCTATTTACGAAGTACCGCTGGTTTTAAATCAGGAAAAGGTGGGGGAATACGTGGTTGATCGTATTAAACTCACAGCAAAACCACAGGATCTTTCCGAGTGGGAGGCCGTAGTGCGGGCTTTGAAGAAGGATGATAAAATAGTGAGTGTGGGCATTGTAGGTAAGTATGTGGAGCTGGAAGATGCCTACATCAGTATTCGAGAGTCCTTAAAACATGCCGCAGCCCATCTGGGGGTTAAAGTCCATATTGAGTATATTCAGTCCGAGGAGAGCTTGGATGATGATAAAGTCAGCCATTTAGATTCCCTATTGATCCCGGGAGGATTTGGAGAAAGGGGAATGGGGGGTAAGCTAGATGCTGTGCGTTACTCCCTAGAGCATGATGTTCCATTATTTGGTATCTGCCTGGGGATGCAGTGCATGGTAATTGAATTCGCCCGCCTACATGGTATGGAAAACGCTCACAGCACAGAATTTGACCCAAAAACACCCTATCCAGTAATAGATCTCATGGAAGAGCAGAAAAAGATAAAAAACATGGGTGGTACCATGCGTCTGGGTTCCTATCCCTGCAACCTCCGGCAGAATACCCACGCCCAGAGTGCATATCGTTCTAGCGATGTGGAAGAGAGACACCGCCATCGTTTTGAACTGAACAACGAATACCGAGAAGAACTGGAAAGCATGGGCCTTCTGATTTCAGGTGCTTCTCCAGATGACTTCCTGGTGGAAATCGTGGAACTACCAGACCATCCCTGGTTCTTGGGTTGTCAGTTCCATCCCGAGTTCAAGTCCAGACCTAACCGGGCTCATCCACTTTTTGTATCCTTCCTGCAGGCAGCAATTAGAAATAAGGAATCCCCTTAA
- a CDS encoding homoserine dehydrogenase: MKIVILGFGAVGQGVARVISLKHEYLLDKYGLQMDIVASADRSGAAVSEKGLDPELLLETKAETGKLSKYPEYGVEGVSGLELLDKVEYDCLVEVTPTNIKDGEPALSHMLKALENGKDVVTSNKGPLALSFTQLAETAHKTMANFKYEASVGGAMPIINLAHDTLAGSNIESVYGILNGTTNYILSRMAKEGSSYEQTLNEARELGIAETDPSQDVDGWDAACKIVILANSVLNLKSTLKDVKVEGISKITPEAMALAKKEGYLIKLIGEASQDVLEVSPRLVKEGSPFAVEGTLNVATLKTDLAEDVTVVGKGAGSIETASAILSDLLNIWKAGG; encoded by the coding sequence ATGAAAATAGTTATACTGGGTTTTGGTGCAGTGGGCCAGGGAGTAGCCCGGGTAATATCCCTTAAGCATGAATATTTGCTGGATAAATACGGGCTCCAGATGGATATTGTGGCTTCCGCAGATCGTTCTGGAGCTGCAGTATCAGAAAAGGGACTTGATCCAGAATTACTTCTAGAAACCAAGGCAGAAACCGGGAAACTATCAAAGTACCCGGAGTATGGGGTGGAGGGTGTTTCCGGTTTGGAACTCTTGGATAAAGTTGAATATGACTGTCTGGTGGAAGTAACTCCCACCAACATCAAAGATGGAGAACCAGCCCTGAGCCATATGCTGAAGGCCCTGGAGAATGGTAAAGACGTGGTTACCTCCAATAAAGGCCCCTTAGCACTATCATTCACCCAACTGGCTGAAACAGCCCATAAGACCATGGCTAACTTTAAGTATGAGGCTTCGGTGGGTGGAGCCATGCCCATCATTAACCTGGCCCATGATACACTGGCTGGTAGTAATATTGAATCTGTTTATGGGATATTAAACGGAACCACCAACTACATACTATCCCGAATGGCCAAGGAGGGTTCATCCTATGAACAAACCCTTAACGAGGCTCGGGAACTGGGTATAGCCGAAACTGATCCTAGTCAGGATGTGGATGGTTGGGATGCTGCCTGTAAAATAGTTATACTGGCCAATTCGGTTTTGAACCTGAAGAGCACCCTGAAAGATGTGAAGGTGGAGGGCATATCCAAGATCACTCCGGAAGCCATGGCTCTGGCTAAAAAGGAGGGTTACCTGATAAAATTAATTGGTGAGGCATCCCAGGATGTTCTGGAGGTTTCCCCCCGATTGGTTAAGGAAGGTTCTCCCTTTGCTGTAGAGGGAACTCTTAACGTGGCCACCCTTAAAACCGACCTGGCCGAAGACGTTACCGTGGTGGGCAAGGGAGCCGGATCCATTGAAACCGCATCCGCCATCCTCAGTGATCTGTTGAACATCTGGAAAGCCGGTGGATGA
- a CDS encoding type 1 glutamine amidotransferase: MNLKIFHMYPDLLNLYGDLGNVTCLRQRCEWRGIKANIIPFSKDQEVDLEEGDIFFIGGGSDRGQNLVYSHLLGYRKTMEDLIEDDAVFLSICGGYQFLGAKYIDAEGNDVPGLEIFDYETVSEEGRLIGNIVTRNVLGLEPETLVGFENHGGRTYHDLNPLGMVVAGHGNNGKDQKEGMVYKNCIGTYLHGPLLPKNPHLADHLILKALNRKYGLKELQLLDDGLEYSAHRRVLKLYSPLK, encoded by the coding sequence ATGAATCTTAAAATATTTCACATGTACCCCGACTTGCTGAACCTCTATGGGGATCTGGGCAACGTTACCTGTCTGCGCCAGAGATGTGAGTGGAGGGGAATTAAGGCTAATATAATCCCCTTCAGCAAGGATCAGGAAGTGGACCTGGAGGAAGGAGATATCTTCTTCATTGGCGGTGGATCCGACCGGGGCCAGAACCTGGTGTACTCCCACCTGCTGGGATACCGGAAGACAATGGAAGACCTAATTGAAGATGACGCGGTTTTTTTATCCATTTGTGGAGGGTACCAATTTTTAGGAGCGAAATACATTGATGCAGAGGGAAATGATGTTCCCGGACTGGAGATATTTGACTACGAAACCGTCAGTGAAGAAGGACGCTTGATAGGGAACATTGTCACCAGAAACGTCCTGGGTTTGGAACCAGAGACCCTGGTGGGTTTCGAAAACCACGGCGGACGCACGTACCATGATCTTAACCCACTGGGAATGGTGGTGGCGGGGCATGGTAACAATGGCAAGGATCAGAAAGAGGGCATGGTATATAAAAACTGCATCGGCACCTACCTGCACGGGCCTCTTCTACCCAAAAATCCCCATCTGGCTGATCATCTTATTCTAAAGGCCTTAAATAGAAAATATGGCTTAAAAGAACTTCAGTTACTGGATGACGGGCTGGAATATTCTGCCCATCGCCGGGTGCTGAAGCTTTACTCTCCCCTGAAATAA
- a CDS encoding Mur ligase family protein, translated as MGNSLRYHMAVLAGKTTSFILKKVLKGEASAMPGKVAMKIDPHILQVVNQRCQKKILVTGTNGKTTTTNLLSHIISSQGLRVLSNLRGANMPQGLVSSFLNDLDGEYDWGVFEVDEGSFQEVVKGVKPDYVVVTNFFRDQLDRYGEIEKAFQDISDALEPLDTTLILNADDPLVSNFKNLKKRNIFYGVGKNQFSNQEEGVIESRFCPSCASRLEYDYFNYGQLGSYYCNQCGFTNPHRKYEITRVEYADPGYHLSFKTENVKSMDLDFSYDGIFNTYNCCAALAAALEMGLEGEKVIESIGGFEYYLGRMESFQFPDKLVKVVLVKNPIGLGEVLRSLSLDEKVKSLLMVLNDNPADGTDISWIWDAQVENILQVKNLERIYFSGRRAEDMALRLKYADQPPATLKVDYGMDSALEKVLNEDVEIVYILPTYTAVFHIRELLIARMGGSSKFMSYLRESLKNLKLKR; from the coding sequence GTGGGTAATTCCCTAAGATATCACATGGCAGTTTTGGCTGGAAAAACAACTTCTTTCATTTTAAAAAAGGTCTTAAAAGGTGAGGCCAGTGCCATGCCGGGTAAAGTGGCCATGAAAATTGATCCCCACATCCTCCAGGTTGTTAACCAGCGCTGCCAGAAGAAGATACTGGTTACTGGCACCAATGGCAAAACCACCACCACCAACCTTCTATCCCATATAATTAGTAGCCAGGGACTCCGGGTTTTATCCAACCTGCGAGGGGCTAACATGCCCCAGGGATTGGTCAGCTCCTTTTTAAATGATCTGGATGGTGAGTATGATTGGGGGGTGTTTGAGGTGGATGAAGGCTCCTTCCAGGAAGTGGTTAAAGGGGTTAAACCGGATTACGTGGTGGTTACCAATTTCTTCCGGGATCAGCTGGACCGATACGGTGAGATTGAGAAGGCATTCCAGGATATATCTGATGCACTGGAACCTTTAGACACTACGCTAATACTCAATGCCGACGATCCACTGGTTTCCAACTTTAAAAATCTAAAAAAAAGGAACATCTTTTATGGGGTGGGTAAAAATCAGTTCAGCAACCAGGAGGAAGGAGTGATAGAAAGTCGTTTTTGTCCATCTTGTGCTTCCCGACTGGAATATGATTACTTCAACTACGGTCAGTTAGGTAGCTATTACTGCAACCAGTGCGGCTTTACAAATCCTCACCGAAAATATGAGATAACCCGGGTGGAATACGCTGACCCCGGATATCATCTGAGTTTCAAAACAGAGAATGTTAAATCCATGGATCTTGATTTTTCTTATGACGGTATCTTCAACACTTACAACTGCTGCGCCGCCCTAGCTGCTGCCCTGGAAATGGGCCTGGAAGGTGAGAAAGTCATAGAGAGTATTGGTGGATTCGAGTACTATCTGGGGCGAATGGAAAGCTTCCAGTTTCCAGATAAACTTGTTAAAGTGGTTCTGGTTAAAAATCCCATTGGACTGGGGGAGGTTCTAAGAAGCTTATCCCTGGATGAAAAAGTTAAATCCCTGCTCATGGTTCTGAATGATAACCCGGCTGATGGCACCGATATCTCCTGGATATGGGATGCCCAGGTGGAGAACATATTACAGGTGAAAAACCTGGAAAGGATTTACTTTTCCGGCCGGAGAGCCGAAGACATGGCCCTTCGATTGAAGTATGCTGACCAACCCCCCGCTACTCTTAAGGTGGATTATGGGATGGACAGTGCCCTGGAAAAAGTTTTAAATGAAGATGTAGAAATCGTTTACATATTACCAACCTACACTGCGGTTTTCCATATAAGAGAACTGTTAATAGCCCGCATGGGAGGTTCCAGTAAATTCATGTCTTACCTGCGGGAATCTCTCAAGAATCTTAAATTAAAAAGGTAA